The Kocuria turfanensis genome contains the following window.
CACCGCCGAGCCGGCGGCCACGTCCGTGCCCGCCTCCGGGTGCTGGCCCACCACCGTGCCCGCGGCGGCGTCGTCGGCCACCGCCGTCCGCTCCCCGGCGGCCAGGTCGGCGTCGGCCAGGCGGGCGGCGGCGTCCTCCTCGCTCATCCCCACGACGTCCGGGGCGGTGACCTGCTGCGGGCCGGTCGAGACGAGCAGGACGACCTGCTCCGCGGGGCGCACGGTCGCGGAGGCGGCCGGGTCGGTGCCGATCACCGTCCCGGCGGGCGCCGCCGGATCGGGGGTCTCGTGCACGGCCACGTTGCGGAGCCCGGCCCCGGCGAGGTACTGCTGGGCGAGCTCCGGTCCGGTGCCGCGCACCTCCGGCACGCTCACCGTCCCGCCCGGCCCGGTGCCGATCAACCAGCCCAGGAAGGCGGCCGCGGCCACCGCGAGCGCGGCCAGCGCCAGGTGCGCCGCCGCGCGCAGGGGGCGCCGCGGGCGCAGCTCGATCGCGGGCCGCCACGGGTCGGAAGAGCCGGCCCGGCGCGGGGCCGGCAGCGCCTCCGTCGCCGCGACGGCCGGGCGGAGGGCCTCGGTCGGGTCCTGGTGCCGGCGCAGGGTCTCCGTCGGGGCCTGCTGCCGGCTGAGGGTCTCGGTCCGGGTGCCGCCGGGGGCGGGCGACCCGCGGGCGTCCCGGTGCCGGCCGAGCGCCTCGGTCCGGGCGTTGCCGAGGGTGAGCGTCCCGGTCCGGGCGCTGTCCGCGCCCTCGGCCTGCGGGGCCGGGCCGCCGGTCCGCGGCCGCGGTGCGGGAGCGCGGTCGAGCTCGTCGGGGCGCAGGACCGCTCGGACCGCGCGCAGCTGCTCGAGCATCTCCCGGGCGTCCGCGGGTCGGTCCTCCGGGTCCCGGGCGGTGGCCCGGGCCACCAGCCGCGCCAGCGCCCCCGGGACACCGGGGTCGACGGACCGCAGGTCCGGCACCCTCCCCTCCGCGTGGGCGCGGGCCACGGCGAGGGGGGCGCCCTCGAACGGGCGGCGCCCGCAGAGCAGCTCGAAGAGCACGATGCCGGCCGAGTAGACGTCCGCGCGGGTGTCCACCCGCTGCCCGGTCACCAGCTCGGGGGAGGCGTAGCCGACGGTGCCCAGCACGGTGCCGCTGACGGTGTGCTGGTCGACCGCCCGGGTGAGCCCGAAGTCCGCCACGGTGACCCGGCCGCCGGCCGCGATCAGCACGTTCTCCGGCTTGACGTCGCGGTGCACCAGGCCGGCGCGGTGGGCGGCGGCCAGCCCGTCCAGGGCGGCCTCCATCACCTCCAGCGCCTCGCGCGCGGTCAGGGCGCCGCGCCGGCGCAGCAGGTCCCGCAGCGTGGAGCCCTCCACGTGCTCCATGACGAGGTAGGGCACCCCGTCCGCGGCGTGGCCCTGGTCGAGCACGGACACGACGTGCGGATGGGACAGCCGCGCGGCCGCCCGGGCCTCGCGCACGAACCGGTCCGCCGCCGCCGGGTCCTCGGCCAGGTGCGGGTGCATGAGCTTGACGGCCACGGTGCGCTCGAGGCGCGTGTCCACCGCGCGGTACACGGTGGCCGTGCCCCCGCGGGCGATCCGGGGTCCGAGCTCGTACCGGTCCTCCAGGAGGGACCCGGTCAGGTGGTCGGGGTGCGCGTGCTGCACGGGATCAGTCTAGAGCGCGGCGCTGTGCGGCGGCTGGGCCGCGGCTCACGCGCCGAACGACCGGCGGTGGGCCTTGACGCTCTTGACGTACTTCTTCGTGTCGTCGTACATCCCGTACTTCTTCACCCCGTGCAGGCCCTGGTAGTAGGCGGCGATGGCCACGTCGGTGCTGGGCGCGCTGCGGCCGAGCTGGCGGATGATCGCGACCCCGGCGGTGACGTTGTCCTGCGGGTCGAGCAGGTCGAGCTCGCGGCCGACGAGTCCCGACGCCCACTCCCCGGCGTCCGGGATGACCTGCATGGTGCCCACGGCGTCGGCGGGGGAGACCGCCTGGTGGTCGAACCCGGACTCCTGGTAGGCGTGGGCGAGCGCGAGGGCGGGGTCCACGCCCATCTGCACGGCGGTGTCGTGGACGATCCGCCGCATCTCCTCCCGGGACGGTGCCGGCCGGGAGGCCAGCTGCTCGTGGTGGCGGTTCGCGGACTCCACCACGTCCCGCTCGTAGGTCCGGCCGAGGAACGTGTCCCCGACGGCGCGCTCGGGCTCCGGCGCGGCCTTCCGCGCGGGCTCCGTCCCGGCGGGCTCCGGGGCGGCCGCGGGCCGGACGGCGCCGGCGACCGACAGCTTCTGGCCGGGGCGCAGCAGCGAGCCGACGGTGAGGTCGTTGTCGTCCAGCAGCTGCTGGACCGACACGTCGTGGGCCTGGGCGATGCTCCACAGCGTGTCCCCGGAGCGCACGACGTGCTCGGTGGCCGCCGGCGCGGTGCGCGGCTGCGGTGCCGCGGGGGCCGGGTCCTCGGCGGCCCGGGACGCCCCGGACCCCGGGGCGGCGGACTCCGGGGCGGCCAGGCGGAGGGTCTGTCCGGGCAGGAGCAGGGCGGCGCCGGAGAGGTCGTTCCAGCGCATCAGCTCGTCGACGGCCACGCCGTGGCGCTGGGCGACCGCCCACAGGGAGTCCCCGGGGGCGACGGTGTGCTCAGGGGCCGTGGGCGCCTTCTTTCCCAGCACCAGGGGCGCCGGGGCCACCTGGGAGGTCTGGGCCGGGGCGGCGTGGGCCACGGTGCCCCCGCCGAGGGCGGCCATGGCGGCCACGGCGGTCACCGCGGAGCCGGTCCTCGCGCGGCGGGCCCAGCGGGGGGAGCGGTCCTCCCGGGCCCCGCAGCTCCCGTCGGGGTCGCCGGTGCGGGCGGTGGTGCGGTGCGGTGCGTCGTTCGGGTCGGTCGTGTCGCGCTCGGGGGGAAACGGCATGAAGTGGCTCTCTGACGCTGATCGGGGAAGAGGCGGAGGTCTCAGCGGTCTCCGCGGGTCCGAGCATACCGTGCGGGTCCCGCGTGGCACGGGCACCGGCGGACGTGGCACTCTGGGGGCGTGAAGAAGACATCCGGAAACAGCACCGAGGAGTTCGACCGTCTGGACGGCCTCGTCCAGGACTGGCTGCCCCTGCCCGACGTCGCCGAACAGCTCGGTCTCGTGGTCACCCGCGTCCACGGTCTCGTCGACGACGGGACGCTGCTCGCGGTGCGCAAC
Protein-coding sequences here:
- the pknB gene encoding Stk1 family PASTA domain-containing Ser/Thr kinase produces the protein MQHAHPDHLTGSLLEDRYELGPRIARGGTATVYRAVDTRLERTVAVKLMHPHLAEDPAAADRFVREARAAARLSHPHVVSVLDQGHAADGVPYLVMEHVEGSTLRDLLRRRGALTAREALEVMEAALDGLAAAHRAGLVHRDVKPENVLIAAGGRVTVADFGLTRAVDQHTVSGTVLGTVGYASPELVTGQRVDTRADVYSAGIVLFELLCGRRPFEGAPLAVARAHAEGRVPDLRSVDPGVPGALARLVARATARDPEDRPADAREMLEQLRAVRAVLRPDELDRAPAPRPRTGGPAPQAEGADSARTGTLTLGNARTEALGRHRDARGSPAPGGTRTETLSRQQAPTETLRRHQDPTEALRPAVAATEALPAPRRAGSSDPWRPAIELRPRRPLRAAAHLALAALAVAAAAFLGWLIGTGPGGTVSVPEVRGTGPELAQQYLAGAGLRNVAVHETPDPAAPAGTVIGTDPAASATVRPAEQVVLLVSTGPQQVTAPDVVGMSEEDAAARLADADLAAGERTAVADDAAAGTVVGQHPEAGTDVAAGSAVDLAVSRGPRAESAPDVVGRSVEEAVRVLREAGFAARVEESFGAPFGYVLSQTTDGAEVVLTVL
- a CDS encoding LysM peptidoglycan-binding domain-containing protein; the protein is MPFPPERDTTDPNDAPHRTTARTGDPDGSCGAREDRSPRWARRARTGSAVTAVAAMAALGGGTVAHAAPAQTSQVAPAPLVLGKKAPTAPEHTVAPGDSLWAVAQRHGVAVDELMRWNDLSGAALLLPGQTLRLAAPESAAPGSGASRAAEDPAPAAPQPRTAPAATEHVVRSGDTLWSIAQAHDVSVQQLLDDNDLTVGSLLRPGQKLSVAGAVRPAAAPEPAGTEPARKAAPEPERAVGDTFLGRTYERDVVESANRHHEQLASRPAPSREEMRRIVHDTAVQMGVDPALALAHAYQESGFDHQAVSPADAVGTMQVIPDAGEWASGLVGRELDLLDPQDNVTAGVAIIRQLGRSAPSTDVAIAAYYQGLHGVKKYGMYDDTKKYVKSVKAHRRSFGA